A portion of the Bdellovibrio bacteriovorus genome contains these proteins:
- a CDS encoding flagellar brake protein: MDQDIFTLIKDDKDKIKLWVDLGASKGELICKGKDDALCKVRVSFFNAATESLQGEFEGATIMGNGEEYLGHFFLGGEKYYFQAKAVVAANFLTIKIPDELYHLQRRQNYRVRLPEIYPAYYNIIQVNSKPEKITGRLADLSSQGCRVVYRMDAPLMKSGDKVIGQLVIGQRAPIEVHGVVRHIKTHEGSKVVQTFGIEFSPLPNILENKLFAITMELHKELFKRPT; the protein is encoded by the coding sequence TTGGATCAGGACATCTTCACCTTAATCAAAGATGATAAAGACAAAATCAAATTGTGGGTTGATCTTGGCGCCTCTAAGGGCGAATTGATCTGTAAAGGCAAAGACGATGCCCTTTGCAAAGTGCGGGTGAGCTTTTTTAATGCGGCTACCGAATCCTTACAAGGGGAATTTGAAGGCGCTACCATCATGGGCAATGGCGAAGAATATCTGGGTCACTTCTTTTTGGGTGGAGAAAAATATTACTTTCAAGCCAAAGCCGTTGTCGCCGCAAACTTTTTGACGATAAAAATCCCGGATGAGCTTTATCACCTGCAACGCCGCCAGAACTATCGGGTGCGTTTGCCAGAAATTTATCCAGCCTATTACAACATCATTCAGGTGAACTCAAAGCCCGAAAAGATCACGGGCCGCTTGGCCGACTTAAGCAGCCAAGGCTGCCGCGTGGTGTACCGTATGGATGCGCCCTTGATGAAATCTGGCGATAAGGTGATTGGACAATTGGTGATTGGGCAGCGTGCACCTATCGAAGTTCATGGCGTCGTTCGCCATATTAAAACTCACGAAGGTTCCAAAGTTGTGCAAACTTTTGGTATTGAGTTTTCACCCTTGCCAAATATCTTAGAAAACAAACTCTTTGCCATCACCATGGAACTGCACAAAGAGCTCTTCAAACGCCCGACTTAA